A genomic window from Henningerozyma blattae CBS 6284 chromosome 3, complete genome includes:
- the PTC2 gene encoding type 2C protein phosphatase PTC2 (similar to Saccharomyces cerevisiae PTC3 (YBL056W) and PTC2 (YER089C); ancestral locus Anc_7.374) — MGQILSNPIIDKEHHSGNDILTAFGLCAMQGWRMSMEDSHIVELNISNTGDDKEATKDDSEKDHLAYYSVFDGHGGSGVAQYCGDNNVRVLREQENFKKGNYEQAMIDTFLALDEELLKDPILKNDHSGCTATTLLISKLQNSIICANSGDSRTVLSSNGIAKALSFDHKPTLASEKSRIVAAKGFVEMDRVNGNLALSRAIGDFEFKLNNDLSPYEQIVTCVPDIIKHELDYKNDEFVILACDGIWDCLSSQDCVDIIHYAINNTTMNLNEISSKIIDVCCSPTTAGTGIGCDNMSIVIVALLKDGESIEEWSSRIRNKNKNSTNKTNKTNQDISFEERRKKIYPSFAFPNDDIFAITTKKINHNDDMDIDETDDDAAGSENGNKRGNKSRSTGGVTARNGGGPVDLFSLEALLGAGGIQISQGPNDQSFIHGAALNEMLASLSGGNRDIHETENSSSSVGKKQIIEEDEDGDSKIEDVTDDVKIEEVSNDVKIEEISNDDSTSKK, encoded by the coding sequence ATGGGTCAAATTCTATCTAATCCTATCATCGATAAAGAACATCATTCTGGGAATGATATTCTAACAGCATTTGGGTTATGTGCCATGCAAGGTTGGCGTATGTCCATGGAAGATTCCCATATTGTGGAATTGAATATTTCCAATACTGGAGATGACAAAGAAGCTACCAAGGACGATTCTGAGAAAGATCATCTGGCTTATTATAGTGTGTTTGATGGTCATGGTGGTTCAGGTGTAGCTCAATATTGTGGTGACAATAACGTTCGTGTATTGAGAGAGcaagaaaatttcaaaaaaggGAATTACGAACAAGCTATGATCGATACTTTTTTGGCattagatgaagaattattaaaagatccaattttaaagaatgatCACAGTGGTTGTACTGCAACCACTCTTTTAATCtctaaattacaaaattcaattatctGTGCTAATTCAGGTGATTCAAGAACAGTATTAAGTTCCAACGGTATTGCCAAGGCTTTATCATTTGATCATAAGCCAACTCTGGCAAGTGAAAAATCTCGTATTGTTGCTGCTAAGGGGTTTGTAGAAATGGACCGTGTCAATGGTAATTTAGCTCTTTCAAGAGCTATTGgtgattttgaatttaaattaaataatgactTATCACCATATGAACAGATAGTTACATGTGTACCAGATATCATCAAGCACGAATTAgattataaaaatgatgaatttgttATTCTAGCTTGTGATGGTATTTGGGATTGTTTATCTTCACAAGATTGTGTTGATATCATTCATTACGCTATCAACAATACAACTATGAACTTGAATGAAATTTCCTCCAAGATTATTGATGTTTGTTGTTCTCCTACTACTGCAGGTACCGGTATTGGTTGTGATAATATGAGTATAGTAATTGTAGCTCTTTTAAAAGATGGGGAATCCATTGAAGAATGGTCCTCAAGAATAAGGAATAAGAATAAGAattcaacaaataaaaCCAATAAAACTAACCAAgatatttcttttgaagaaagaagaaagaaaatttatccATCTTTTGCATTTccaaatgatgatattttcGCTATAactactaaaaaaattaatcataATGATGACATGGATATTGATGAAACCGATGATGATGCTGCAGGATCTGAAAATGGTAACAAACGTGGCAATAAGTCTAGATCAACTGGTGGTGTTACTGCTAGAAATGGTGGTGGCCCAGTTGATTTGTTCTCTCTTGAAGCTCTTTTAGGTGCTGGCGGTATTCAAATTAGTCAAGGTCCAAACGACCAATCTTTTATTCATGGTGCTGCTTTGAATGAAATGTTAGCTTCTTTAAGTGGTGGTAATCGTGACATACACGAAACTGAAAATTCAAGTTCTAGTGTTggtaaaaaacaaataatcgaagaagatgaagatggaGATTCAAAAATAGAAGATGTTACTGATGATGTCAAGATTGAAGAAGTTTCTAATGATGtcaaaattgaagaaatttctAATGATGACAGTACATCAAAGAAATAG
- the AIM11 gene encoding Aim11p (similar to Saccharomyces cerevisiae YBL059W and YER093C-A; ancestral locus Anc_7.381), translating into MTDSMLSDNSRRRTKQVLRFVCATAFTVLATRYTYKQMLSRKCMYQNYFLILHLQYLTNLILPTDIPKQFQRNDILQNVIPTNEARTALICASAVTLGISTMLTTGAAMVLNISSLEDFSVLIKSSIKNTIPNEKLLVIDESTTSIIDQIKQLADESDKQESNKDEDQNDPKK; encoded by the coding sequence atgacAGATTCTATGCTTAGTGACAATTCTAGAAGGAGAACCAAACAAGTTCTACGATTCGTATGTGCCACAGCATTTACTGTGCTAGCCACAAGATATACTTATAAACAAATGCTCTCACGCAAATGTATGTATCAAAACTACTTCCTTATCTTGCATTTGCAATATCTTACTAACCTTATTCTTCCAACAGATATACCCAAACAATTTCAGAGAAATGACATTTTACAAAATGTAATACCAACTAACGAAGCAAGAACCGCCTTGATTTGTGCATCTGCAGTAACGTTAGGGATTTCTACAATGCTAACAACTGGTGCAGCAATGGTTTTAAATATCTCAAGTTTGGAAGATTTTAGtgttttaattaaatcatcaattaaaaatactatTCCCAATGAGAAATTGCTAGTCATAGATGAGTCTACTACTTCAATAATTGATCAGATTAAACAGTTAGCTGATGAATCAGATAAGCAAGAGTCTAACAAAGATGAAGATCAAAATGATCCAAAGAAATAA
- the IES5 gene encoding Ies5p (similar to Saccharomyces cerevisiae IES5 (YER092W); ancestral locus Anc_7.379), which yields MSTDNINIQETLKEQRKLLSKNEELIKQENALQREYTVMLRKLVSISNVLNDLQIDETKHFENSNKESVDTTSNIKDSTLPNLKNVSNDTTINTNDNKIPSLIPNKLLESVSDLNWYNDQIKYIRSLEDKNSEMEFDIPEALDNAWKIYKETPLYYNEGVTYDSN from the coding sequence ATGTCAAcagataatattaatattcaagaAACGTTGAAAgaacaaagaaaattattatcaaaaaatgaagaattaattaaacaaGAAAATGCTTTACAGAGAGAATATACAGTGATGTTGAGGAAATTGGTCTCTATTTCCAATGTACTAAATGATCTACAAATAGATGAGACCAaacattttgaaaatagtaataaagaAAGTGTTGATACGACATCTAATATAAAGGATAGCACATTACCGAACCTGAAAAATGTTTCTAATGATACTACTATAAACactaatgataataaaataccATCTTTAATACCCAATAAATTGTTAGAAAGTGTATCTGATTTAAATTGGTATAATGatcaaattaaatatataagaaGTTTAGAGGATAAAAACTCTGAAATGGAATTTGATATACCTGAAGCATTGGACAATGCttggaaaatatataaagaaaCCCCATTGTATTATAATGAAGGGGTCACATATGACAGTAATTAA
- the SHP1 gene encoding protein phosphatase regulator SHP1 (similar to Saccharomyces cerevisiae SHP1 (YBL058W); ancestral locus Anc_7.377), with protein sequence MSDDKIQKFMELTNSSISVAQQYLNDYKEIDTAVNAFYADRLDNESNKANSPFMNPETNNLTNVRPELGGNRGANESFGSSRSSSTSQFGGLGQRNTNSISSRGGSLTNSNSNSRFMSFSDMVRGKADKEEDEHKQRTTFAGGETSGLEIADPNPSERNPSSLLRDLLEKAKRGGQQLANGGFSDEEGTGFGVDDNEDEKVESFAGKGYRLGSSLDAQDQIIEDNGNTSTGKPKKVTREITFWKDGFQVGDSKLYRYDDPSNSFYLSELNQGRAPLKLLDVEFGQEVNVNVFKKLDEEYKPPKRQLGGFSGEGQRLGSPVPGDSKVKLINTQSSNLANEASKPDEKKKEDEKKYDIAIQIRYSNGKKELYRCNSSDTVESLYDYVEDNTDDNRTFTLNTSFPVKPIAKDSTTLKVANLANSVVVQRWV encoded by the coding sequence ATGTCTGATGATaagattcaaaaatttatgGAATTGACCAATTCGTCAATTTCAGTAGCacaacaatatttaaatgactataaagaaattgatacTGCTGTTAATGCCTTTTATGCTGATCGATTAGATAATGAGAGCAACAAGGCAAACTCACCATTTATGAACCCTGAAACTAATAATCTCACCAATGTTAGACCTGAGTTAGGCGGCAATAGAGGTGCAAATGAATCCTTTGGTAGTTCTAGATCAAGCTCCACATCACAATTTGGTGGACTAGGCCAAAGAAATACTAATAGTATTTCCAGTAGAGGTGGAAGTTTAACAAACAGTAATAGTAATTCTAGATTCATGAGTTTCTCAGATATGGTCAGAGGCAAAGCtgataaagaagaagatgagcACAAACAAAGAACTACATTCGCTGGTGGTGAAACTTCTGGTTTAGAAATTGCTGATCCAAACCCAAGTGAACGTAATCCAAGTTCTTTATTAAgagatttattagaaaaagcAAAAAGAGGTGGTCAACAATTGGCCAATGGTGGATTTAGTGATGAGGAGGGGACTGGATTTGGTGTAGATGATAACGAAGATGAAAAAGTAGAATCATTTGCTGGAAAAGGTTACAGATTAGGGTCATCATTGGATGCACAAGACCAAATAATAGAAGATAATGGAAATACATCTACTGGAAAACCTAAAAAGGTAACCAGAGAGATTACCTTTTGGAAAGATGGGTTCCAAGTAGGTGACAGTAAATTATATAGATATGATGATCCTTCTAATAGTTTTTATTTAAGTGAACTAAATCAAGGTAGGGCGCCATTAAAACTATTAGATGTAGAATTTGGTCAAGAAGTAAATGTAAATGTGTTTAAGAAGTTAGACGAAGAATATAAACCACCAAAGAGACAACTGGGAGGGTTTTCCGGTGAAGGTCAAAGATTGGGTTCTCCTGTCCCAGGTGATAGTAaagttaaattaataaatactCAAAGTAGTAATTTGGCCAATGAAGCTTCAAAGCctgatgaaaaaaagaaagaagacGAAAAGAAATATGATATTGCCATTCAGATTAGATATTCAAATGGTAAGAAGGAATTATATCGTTGTAATAGTAGTGATACTGTTGAGTCATTATATGATTATGTGGAAGACAACACAGATGACAATAGAACTTTCACATTAAACACATCATTCCCTGTGAAACCTATTGCAAAGGATTCAACCACCTTAAAAGTGGCCAATCTAGCTAACTCTGTCGTTGTTCAAAGATGGGTATGA
- the TSC11 gene encoding TORC2 complex subunit TSC11 (similar to Saccharomyces cerevisiae TSC11 (YER093C); ancestral locus Anc_7.380) translates to MSNNSKLTVTSQNSPISNPIRTNNNIYNENNSSNALNPIRSTATLNSNNTLNYSTNQDNNNSRTRANTWNTITSTTSSINSSISNGNTNNLTHSITNNSTKRNRKNLVLSTSFISTSKRGGGGPESANNINNNLDLISPLSPHQLPVNRKSKFNITASTANPTRTLWNIKLQLDQQNQELIDLKRKKDEFEKIKESTSSNIYSGTYSTHHLENHNLRIKANTQIREFDNSIKKIEKNITDLKSQYDIVTKNNPSLLNINLDELSTNNNNNDQLDNTYTNANQDLNYKSLSDLNTPLLSTATTLPLITNSPFYKSPSDADSLNFNQLDSMDDTITNITNNINNVTNNNNNVTNTYISSRYRNNTLNSIEFNSNHSNDTVNNIIPDVSNKDTATWLISTYMHTLQDPSISNKLFLEKANNFVKALKENPEIKNELIVNSFLDTMQSLLLKKDDKFITAAIYRICRYLITSNELIQLLIKLRFDIFIIISLSKENSYQVEREQAIKLLRVFISHNIGINNSIVQSIIACIERNDDTLRNIAIETLLELCFINPEFIRKCHGMRIFENLLQENNSISLACIILDTILELLSTDRTRRYFLKEFNISILSTLFSDSNNNSTSTIDNLHNASILISKALKSYVGCMLYSMDDCKALREVLSFFDVPNCAHFLIDIFLDVLRIKPLHYSKRGRSQEKIFKPVPSAIHKQPLPIIQNVALIILILHNCNFEERLLTSINNKDEKYHDKNSVLIAKARYLLNEYSQLAMNLIDLKLDSFQIYEIDKSVTLFEGTYQFSKTSYLINKGRNTLGLEDISYKNNLKQYSLQTKSNNLIHSIDEMKFRRMLFDSKVLQTKDYSLWNWNVIQELLEGPLTNAHLLEEVVKSTKFIRRLLVFYRPLRLRFSSVSKRAKLAQKYIQVGCKFFHMLTSNIEGRKILMDDNKIIPQLASLLFKAMEGHTKGNLFNSASLKTKIIGGYFKFVGVLTQSNSGCQVLAKWRFFTIIYKMFELKTNMSGKFLMLTIPELDLGHSSHCRTIIGKALVNPHENIRLKATEHIGNELRKLSKENNENVSNGKRIVKDHNQTSLINYIMEMLTRQLYDLNPRVVALADQALYENAISETEPENLISWLRTSLSQMVFIRSPILFELLSTSYGFQLLDEVDFIESERISWIKRKNEEYVNIIEDFLNGSRNDRSNKFERSNRLPLHLYESLAQTEEGISLITSCGDLIRFMNVVKKYVQEGSSNENPRWIVQVKAALWCCGFIGSTELGIGLLDNYSIVEDIIQVAYTATVISVRFTAFHALGLIGKIKEGCEILDEMNWDCTLDVYSKPLSIALPKRFDKFLSFNESQWSNYNPYSNNVIEFDKRYGNVIDDAQPIKVDLDHLLFEKNMLENPWSGPNVDYLLPHESSILNFQKIDLESKPTNIYSRRRSIQPYSSTTSRSESRSILSNVTDEKLNKKDSKGIIALNSSDEKTSEDKIIEKVATIVCELGNHIIANNAIKDITEINNRYGPKLFENSKMFFKVLDLMSKYRFRPHVRKFLFGLFVNKKALENVIKEDKILIEKQKDKEKEKKKNVEEKERLSIENESPAKDDKKEDKTKAKDLIDETIQITSELQANEDSQDSHDS, encoded by the coding sequence ATGTCTAATAATAGTAAGTTAACTGTAACTAGTCAGAATAGTCCTATTTCAAATCCCATAagaactaataataatatttataatgaaaataatagcTCGAACGCATTAAATCCAATTAGATCTACGGCAACATTGAACAGTAATAATACATTGAACTATTCTACAAATCAggacaataataattccagGACAAGGGCAAATACATGGAATACTATAACAAGTACTACATCATCcattaattcatcaatttcaaatggtaatacaaataatctTACTCATTCAATAACGAATAATTCTACAAAAAGAAATCGGAAAAATTTAGTACTTTCAACATCGTTTATATCAACTTCAAAAAGAGGTGGTGGAGGCCCTGAAAGtgcaaataatattaataataatttagatcTTATATCTCCATTAAGCCCACATCAACTCCCTGTTAAtagaaaatcaaaatttaatataacaGCTTCTACTGCAAATCCTACAAGAACACTTTGGAACATTAAACTTCAATTGGATCAACAAAACCAAGAACTAATAGATCTTAAAAGGAAAAAAGacgaatttgaaaaaataaaagagtccacatcttcaaatatatattcagGGACTTATTCAACTCATCATCTAGAAAATCATAATCTTAGGATAAAAGCAAATACACAAATTAgagaatttgataattcaatcaagaaaattgaaaaaaatattactgaTTTGAAATCTCAATACGATATAGTGACTAAAAATAATCCTTcacttttaaatataaatttagatGAACTTTCAaccaacaataataataatgatcaATTAGATAATACCTATACAAATGCAAACCAAGATTTAAACTACAAATCATTATCAGATTTAAATACACCTCTTTTATCAACAGCTACTACATTACCATTAATAACAAATTCTCCATTTTATAAATCTCCTTCAGATGCAGATTCTTTAAACTTCAATCAATTAGACAGTATGGATGACACAATTACTAATAtcacaaataatattaacaatgtaacaaataataataacaatgtAACAAATACTTATATATCATCTAGGTATAGAAATAACACATtgaattcaattgaattcaACTCTAATCATTCAAATGACACAGTGAACAATATTATACCTGATGtttcaaataaagataCTGCTACTTGGCTTATTAGTACTTATATGCATACATTACAAGATCCctcaatttcaaataagtTATTCTTAGAAAAAGCTAATAACTTCGTTAAAGCTTTAAAGGAAAATccagaaattaaaaatgaactAATAGTGAATTCATTTTTAGATACCATgcaatcattattattaaaaaaagatgataAATTCATTACAGCTGCAATATATAGAATTTGCAGATACTTAATTACATCAAATGAAttgattcaattattaattaagtTAAGATtcgatatttttatcattatttcattatcaaagGAGAATTCGTATCAAGTAGAAAGAGAACAAGCTATTAAGTTATTACGAGTATTTATTAGCCACAATATTGGaatcaataattcaatagtTCAATCTATTATTGCTTGTATAGAAAGAAATGATGATACACTTCGAAATATTGCTATTGAaactttattagaattatgCTTCATTAATCcagaatttattagaaaatgtCATGGTATGagaatttttgaaaaccTTTTACAAGAAAACAATTCAATTTCCTTAGCATGCATCATATTAGACACTATTTTAGAACTTCTGTCAACTGATAGGACTAGAAGATATTTTCTCAAAGAATTTAacatttctattttatcaactttattttccgattcaaataataattctacatCAACAATCGATAATTTGCATAATGCCTCGATCTTAATTTCGAAAGCACTAAAAAGTTATGTGGGGTGCATGCTTTATTCTATGGATGATTGCAAAGCGTTGCGTGaagtattatcatttttcgATGTACCTAATTGTGCACATTTCttaattgatatatttttagatgTATTACGAATTAAACCATTACATTATTCTAAAAGAGGGAGAAgtcaagaaaaaatatttaaaccTGTTCCATCTGCGATTCATAAACAGCCATTACCAATTATTCAAAACGTGGctttgattattttaatactacataattgtaattttgaagaaaggTTATTAACaagtattaataataaagatgaaaaatatcatgataaaaattcagTATTAATTGCAAAAGCCAGATATCTTTTGAATGAATATTCTCAATTAGCAATGAATttgattgatttaaaattagattcCTTCCAAATATATGAAATAGATAAATCAGTCACCTTATTTGAAGGGACTTATCAATTTTCCAAAACGtcatatttaataaacaaagGTAGAAATACTTTGGGATTAGAAGATATAAGCTACAAAAATAACTTAAAGCAATATTCATTACAAACAAAATCAAACAACTTAATTCATTCTATCGATGAAATGAAATTCCGTAGAATGCTATTTGATTCAAAAGTTTTACAAACAAAAGATTATTCGTTATGGAACTGGAATGTAATCCAAGAACTTCTGGAAGGCCCCTTAACGAACGCTCATCTCTTAGAAGAAGTTGTTAAATCCACGAAATTTATAAGAAGATTACTAGTCTTCTATAGACCTTTAAGATTACGATTTTCCAGTGTCAGCAAAAGAGCAAAACTTGCTCAAAAGTATATTCAAGTTGgttgtaaattttttcatatgctaacttcaaatattgaaggtaggaaaattttaatggatgataataaaattattccaCAATTGgcatcattattatttaaagcaATGGAGGGGCATACAAAaggaaatttatttaatagtGCATCTTTGAAAACTAAAATTATAGGTGgttatttcaaattcgTAGGTGTTCTAACTCAATCAAATTCTGGCTGTCAAGTTTTGGCCAAATGGAGATTTTTcacaattatttataaaatgtttgaattaaaaactAATATGTCTGGTAAATTTCTAATGTTAACTATACCAGAATTAGATTTAGGTCATTCCTCACACTGTAGAACAATTATTGGTAAAGCATTAGTGAATCCCCATGAGAATATCAGATTAAAGGCAACTGAACACATTGGGAATGAATTACGAAAGTTAtccaaagaaaataatgaaaatgtttCAAATGGGAAGAGAATAGTAAAGGACCATAATCAAACAAGtttaatcaattatatCATGGAGATGCTTACAAGACAATTGTATGATTTAAATCCACGAGTCGTTGCTTTAGCTGACCAAGCTTTATATGAAAATGCTATATCTGAAACTGAACCTGAAAACTTAATATCCTGGCTACGAACCTCATTAAGTCAAATGGTATTTATCAGATCTCCTATATTATTTGAGCTTTTAAGCACATCATATGGGTTTCAGTTATTAGATGAAGTTGACTTTATCGAAAGCGAAAGAATATCATggattaaaagaaaaaatgaagaatatgtaaatattattgaagacTTTTTAAATGGCTCTCGTAATGACCGtagtaataaatttgaaagatcAAATAGATTACCACTTCATCTGTATGAAAGTTTAGCACAGACAGAAGAAGGAATTAGTTTGATTACATCTTGTGGTGATCTAATAAGATTTATGAATGTTGTTAAGAAATATGTTCAAGAAGGCTCATCAAATGAGAATCCACGATGGATTGTTCAAGTCAAGGCTGCATTATGGTGTTGTGGTTTCATCGGATCTACAGAATTGGGTATTGGTTTATTGGACAATTATTCTATCGTGGAAGACATAATACAAGTAGCTTATACTGCTACTGTAATAAGTGTTAGATTTACAGCTTTCCATGCCTTAGGATTAATtggtaaaataaaagaaggTTGCGAAATATTAGATGAAATGAACTGGGATTGTACTTTAGACGTGTACTCCAAGCCTCTAAGCATTGCATTACCAAAAAGATTTGacaaatttttatctttcaaTGAGTCTCAATGGTCAAATTATAACCCTTATAGTAATAATGTCATAGAATTCGATAAGAGATATGGTAATGTTATTGATGATGCACAACCTATCAAAGTCGACTTAGACcatcttttatttgaaaagaaCATGCTAGAAAATCCTTGGAGTGGTCCAAATGTAGATTATCTTTTACCCCACGaatcatcaattttaaattttcaaaaaatagaCTTAGAAAGTAAACCTACCAATATATATTCTAGAAGAAGATCTATTCAACCATATTCCAGCACTACAAGCAGAAGTGAAAGCAGATCAATTTTGAGTAATGTAACAGATGaaaaactaaataaaaagGATTCTAAAGGTATCATTGCTCTTAATAGTAGTGATGAAAAAACTAGTGAAGATAAAATCATTGAAAAAGTAGCTACCATAGTATGCGAATTAGGTAATCATATTATAGCTAACAATGCTATTAAGGATATCACAGAAATAAACAATAGGTATGGAcctaaattatttgaaaattcaaaGATGTTTTTCAAAGTCTTAGACCTGATGTCCAAATATCGATTTAGACCTCATGTTcgtaaatttttatttggcCTTTTTGTAAATAAGAAAGCATTAGAAAATGTTATCAAAGaggataaaatattaatagaaaaacagaaggataaagaaaaagaaaagaagaagaatgtTGAAGAGAAAGAGAGATTatctattgaaaatgaatcaCCTGCCAAAGATGATAAAAAGGAAGACAAGACAAAAGCTAAGGACTTAATCGATGAAACAATTCAAATCACTTCTGAACTTCAAGCCAATGAAGATTCACAAGATAGTCATGACAGCTAG